One window of the Benincasa hispida cultivar B227 chromosome 3, ASM972705v1, whole genome shotgun sequence genome contains the following:
- the LOC120072576 gene encoding salicylic acid-binding protein 2-like — translation MEHKHFILVHGACHGAWCWYKIKPLLEAAGHRVTLLDMAASGIDTRAIQDVRSMEEYSEPLLKTLACLAPNEKVILVGHSLGGMNSAVAMEKYSDKIAASVFLTAFVPDTHHKPSYVLDQYSEKTPMEAWLDTKFCPYGTETQPLTSMLFGPKFMAKRLYQLSPPQDLVLGHTLLRPSSLFTEDLSKAKNFSNEKYGSVTKVYVICTEDIAIPKEFQQWMICNAGIENVMQINGSDHMPMFSMPRQLLHCLLQIALNYA, via the exons ATGGAGCACAAGCATTTTATACTAGTCCACGGAGCTTGCCATGGGGCTTGGTGCTGGTACAAGATCAAACCACTCCTCGAGGCCGCTGGCCACCGCGTCACGCTGCTCGACATGGCAGCCTCGGGCATCGACACGAGGGCGATCCAAGACGTGCGGTCCATGGAAGAGTATTCTGAGCCGTTGTTGAAGACCTTGGCTTGTCTTGCTCCTAATGAAAAGGTGATCTTGGTGGGTCATAGCCTTGGCGGTATGAACTCGGCCGTTGCTATGGAGAAATACTCGGATAAGATAGCTGcttctgttttcttgacggcCTTTGTGCCTGATACTCACCACAAACCTTCCTATGTCTTAGATCAG TACTCTGAGAAAACGCCAATGGAAGCTTGGTTAGACACAAAGTTTTGCCCATATGGAACTGAAACTCAGCCTTTAACATCAATGCTTTTTGGACCCAAGTTCATGGCCAAACGACTTTACCAACTCTCCCCTCCTCAG GATCTAGTTCTGGGCCACACTCTTCTGCGGCCGAGTTCACTGTTCACAGAAGACTTATCAAAGGCAAAGAATTTCTCAAACGAAAAATATGGGTCCGTTACAAAAGTTTATGTAATTTGTACGGAGGACATAGCAATTCCCAAGGAGTTTCAACAGTGGATGATCTGCAACGCTGGAATTGAGAATGTCATGCAAATCAACGGCTCTGATCACATGCCTATGTTTTCTATGCCACGTCAGCTTCTCCACTGCCTCCTTCAGATTGCTCTCAACTACGCTTAA